The Halodesulfovibrio marinisediminis DSM 17456 genomic interval TACCACCACCTATTGATCTTTCTTCTATTTTAAAAATTGTAGATGCAAACCTTGTCGAGGTTTCCAACCTTAAGCTGCAAAAGGCGACAGGGGGGAATCTGCGGTTATCACTTAAGCTCGATAATAAAAATGCTAAAGGAAATATTCGCGGCTCAATTGCACTGGCCTTCATTACCAAAGAAGGTAAAGTCATTGTGATTGATGCTAATGAAAAGGATATGGACTTCAGCATTAACCGTTTTAAGCGAATTGTTACGACTTTCGAGGTTCCGGAAGCAATGTTGCTTAACGAGGCATATGCACTTCAGGTGAGCATTAATAAAGATAAGACAACATTGCTGCAACGCATTTACCCGATGAAAGAACTTATGTAGTTTGTCTTTTGGTCGGCTGTATAAAACTGAGTCAAATATTTATTATTTGGATTCGAAATGTAATTAAAAAAGGGTGGAGTTTTTTACTCCACCCTTTTTTTAGTTAGTTTTTTCTGCACGACGTTTTGTATTTTTACGAATAATAGGTTGTCTGTTCTTTATTCCGGTGAAAGGGGGACAAAGCTCTTTCACGTAGAAGCATAGAAAAATTAAGTGCGGCAGCCAAAAAGAACAGGCACATTATTCTGATTGAATATTGTATGACCGAAGCTTGCGATAAAGATAGCTGCGCTCAAGCCCTATAGCTTCTGCAAGGCGTGTGATGTTACCATCAAACTCCTTTAACTTTGCTTCAAGGAACGCTGCCTCAAAGTGGTTGCGTGCTTCTTTAAAGTCTACAGCGCCGTTTGAGATAAGCTGTTCGCCTGTGGAGGACGGTAGTGGTACGAACTTTGAGAATTCTGGCGGTAGCATCTTTGCTGTTACTATTTTTCCGCCGTACATAATGAGCATGCGTTCCACAAAGTTTTTTAGCTCGCGTACGTTGCCCGGCCAGCCGTATTGGAGCAGGGCTTTGGTTGCTTCTTCGTCAAAGGTAAGTGGTTTGAACCCGTGCTCTGCAACAAGCGTGGTAATAAAGTTTTCGATAAGCAAAATGACGTCTGTACCACGTTCTCTGAGTGGCGGAACGTAGATTGGGAAGACGCGAAGGCGATAGTAAAGGTCTTCGCGAAAATTGCCTTCACGGATTTCATCCTCAAGCTTTTTGTTTGTTGCAGCGATAACGCGCACGTTTACTTTAATGGTTTTGTTTCCGCCGACACGTTCGAAGGATTGCTCTTGAAGAATACGCAGGATTTTTGCCTGTGTTTTCATACTCATGTCACCGATTTCGTCGAGGAACAGGGTGCCGTTGTTCGCCATTTCGAATTTACCGGTCTTGGACTGGTCGGCACCGGTGAACGCACCTCGTTCGTGTCCAAAGAGTTCTGATTCGATGAGTTCTTCTGGGATAGCGGCACAGTTCACTGCCACGAGAGGATTATCGGCCCTGCGTGAGTGTGCGTGGATGGAACGGGCAGCAATTTCTTTGCCTGTTCCGTTTTCTCCGGTGATGAGTACCCATGCGTCTGTAGGAGCTACTCGCTCAATGTGTTCACGAAGTTCACGTATTGGTGCAGAATTACCTGTTACTTCTACAGTTTGCTCGGTACGGATGCGTGACTTGAGGGCAAGGTTTTCTTTGCGCAGGTTCTGGAATTCAAGAGCCTTGTTGGCTGCGATGACAACTTTTTCAAGTGAAAGAGGTTTTTCAATAAAGTCGTGTGCACCGTATTTGATAGCGTTAACCGCTGTTTCAATATTCCCATGCCCAGAGATCATGATGACTGGCAGTGACTTGTCATATTGCTTGATATTGGTCAGCACTTCCATGCCGTCCATGCCTGGAAGCCAAATGTCCAGAAAAACAAGATCAGGCGATAATTCTTTGACAGCTTCAAGCCCCAGTTCCCCAGTCTCAGCTTCTTCAACCAAGTAGTCTTCATCTTCCAGAATTCCGCGGAGAGAAAAGCGAATTCCTTCTTCATCATCAATAATTAATATACGAGCCTTGGACTGAGGCATAGAAGCTCCATGAGGTGATTAAACGGAAAAAGAATAGTGTGAGCCTAGCGACTAAGGATGTTTGAAAGTGCGCCATTCAGAGACGGGTACGAAAAGCGGAATCCAGATTTAAGTAGTTTCTCCGGTAAGACGCGTTGTCCTTGCAGGATAAGTTCTTCAGCCATTTCCCCAAGTGCTAAACGTAAAACAGGAGCTGGAACTCGTAACCATGATGGTTTACCGAGTACTGCGCCCAAAGTTTTACAGAATGTATCCATAGTCACTGGGGACGGCGACGTAAGATTGAATACACCTTCGCAGGTTGGTGTGTTTATAATATGAATTATTGCATCTACCTGATCCTGGATATGAATCCATGACATGACCTGCTTGCCGCTACCGAGCGGGCCACCTACGCCGTAGCGGAATGGTGGTAGGAATTTTTGAAGAACGCCACCGTGGCCGAGCACGAGACCGGTACGGATAATCACTCTTCTTGTGCCGGAAATGTCCATGCAGGAAGTGGAAGCTTCCCAATCTTTGCAGACAGAAGCCAGAAAACCCTGTCCAGCGGGACTTTTCTCAGTTGCTGGACTGTCTTCAGGGGATGCAGGTTGTGAGCCGTAAAATCCTATTGCAGAGCTCTGGATAACAACCTTTGGCTTTTCATCGAGAAAATCTATGGCACGGCACATGGAAGCGCCAGCAGAAACTCGAGAGTTACGTATTTCTGCTTTACGTTCGTCTGTCCATCGTCCAGCGGCAATGTTCGATCCGATCAGGTTAATAACCACATCGGCAGATTTTAAATGCGTTGCCAGTTGTTCAGGGTTTTTACCGTCCCATGGTGCAAACTCAACATGGAAAGAGTGCCCCTCCGGAATGAGATAGCGCCCACGCTCTGGGTTGCGTGAAGTAACGACCACATGAACATCATTTTCAAGCAGGCGGCTTGTGAGTGCTCTGCCTATAAAACCCGAACCACCAAGAAGTACAGCATGCATAGTCTCAAGCTCCCTCTTGTTCTGGGATTGGAACGTTGTTTAATTTTTAGTGCGCTATAGTTATACCACAGGAAGTTCTACTGTGACAATGGTTCCACCATGTTCAGGACTGTTGGCACGTACGTAGCCTCGATGGTCGCTGATAATAGATTTTACGATGGTAAGCCCAAGACCTGTTCCGCCTTTCTTTTGGGAGAAGTATGGCTCAAAAAGGCGCGAACGTTCTTCCTGCGTAAGGCCGGGACCGTTATCTTCCACATCTACTCGGACAAGCCCTAATTCCTGTTTGTACTCAAGGGTGACGGTAACTGTTCCGTTCTCTTTGCTAGTTAGAATCTCTGCTGCGTTAGACATGATGTTCATGAACACGCGTTTAAGGGCCGAACTGTCCATCTGGATGATCGGAATATCGTTTATTCTCTGGTAATTCCAACTAATCTTGCTGTGTGAGTTTTTAAATAACGTTACAAGCTCTTGTAGTAATGGGTCAATTTTACCCGGTGCAAGCATAACTTCAGGTAGCTTTGCAAAGGCAGAGAACTCCTGCACCATGTTTTGCAGTTCCTCTACTTCTTTTACAATCAGGTTGGTACACTGGCTAAATGCCGGTTCGTCGATCTGCTTGCCGTATTTGCGCTGCAGGCGTTGTGCAGAAAGCTTGATTGGTGTGAGCGGGTTTTTGATTTCATGGGCGATGCGTCGTGCAACTTCTCGCCATGCCGCCATGCGCTGCATCTTTTCAAGCTCTGTAATATCTTCAATCACTGCTACAAAACCGAACTGGTTGCTGTCATGTGCAGGCAAGCCAATTGCACTTAGAAGCAGTTTAAGTTCTCGACCACCAATGTTTACAGCAACCTCACGCTTCCATGGTGATTCCGGCGTGGTTTGGAAATGGCTTACGAGTTCGCCCACCAGTTCGCCTTCAACACGTGAACGTAGAAGTGTGCGAACATTCCATCCGATAAGCGACTGTGCAGATACGCCGAACATGCTTGCAGCCGCCTTGTTGATGGTTGAAATTTGTCCAAGAGAATCAACGGAAACTACACCTGCTGCGGTGTTATCAAGTACTGCTTCGATGTAGCGGTTACGCTGCTCTTTTTCGAGATTTTGTTTTTCAAGCTGAGTGTTTGCATCTGTAATGCTGTTACGGGTTTGCTCCAAGTCTTCGGCCATACGGTTGAACGAGCCCACAAGCACGCCAAGTTCGTCGTTGGATGTGTCTTCAAGACGTACGGAAAGGTCGCCCTTCGAAATACGTTCAGTAGCTTTGCCAAGTGCAAGAATTGGCTCAACAAGTTCTTTTGCCAGACGGAAACCGAACCACATCGCGCCGAGAATAATAAGCAGGGTGACTACACCCAGAATAAAATAGAGCGTGATTTTGAGAGGACGTTTGAGGGTTCGCAGTTTCTTGTACTCATCCAGACCGCGAACAATACGGTCAAGCTTGAACATGGTATCTTTACCGATACTTCGGACGAGTACAAGATAGCCGGTTTTACCTTCATCAACAGGCATAACCCCTACGGCGTAATCTGAAGCTGCTCCCGGCCAGATGAGTGACCAGAATCGGGGATTTTTCTCCAAGTTGCCCCAGTTGATGCGGCTCTTGGTTTCGTCCCAGACTTTTTCAATATCCTTTTCACCATGCCAGTTCTGTTCGGTACGTTTCGGCGTCATAACGCCTACAACGGTCAGATTATATTCAGTGCGTTTTTCTTCGAGGAAGCTGTCCATGCCTTTGCCGCCCCATGCAAATTGACGTTTGCGGATCTGACCAAGAATATTTTTGCTGAAATGTTGAAGGTCATTGAGAGAGTCGGCGTAAAATGATTGTCCAATATCCAGTGCTGTTTCCATGGATGTTTCAACTTGGTTTTTAAACCAATAATCTACGGATGTTTGCACAAACTGCGTGCTGATGACAAACATCAGTGCAGTAGGGATAAGAGAAAGGCACATGAAGACAAGGACAAGACGTGTTCGTAGATGAGAGCCAAGTACCTTGCGGCGGCGTTCCAGGATAAGTTTAATCCCGTTACGTAACACGATGAAAAGAATAAGCAGAACAAGGATAAAGTTTAAGTTGAACAGGGCGAGGAAAAAATAAGAGTCCACGCCAAGATACTTAAGCTCAATCCAAGTGAGGGCAATGATGATGAGAAAGATAGCAGCCGCAATTATCAGCTCGCGCTTGCGACGTTTTTTTTCGCGTGCGTCGATTGCGTTTACTATAATCGTGCCCTGATCATTAGGGGTCATAGATATTCCTGCGTATTATCAGTACGTAAAGTCCGTTGAGTATTGTATTGGTGGAGCAGGGTCCCATGACCAGAAAAAGAATGACTTGCTGAGCCATTCTGGAACGTCAGTGTTAACCATCTCAACGCTCAATGTGACTCTGTATTCGTTACCGGAAGTCATCAAGGTCGTGCTTCCCACCGGAAGAGAAATAGATTTCCAAGCCCCTTCAAGCAACTTGCGCAGACTTTTGTTTCTGTGCGGTGCCTTATTGTCCGGTAAGGTGAGAAAATACTCTTTTGTTAGTGTGTCATAGTATAGTTGGCTTGTAATATTGGTCTCAGCTAAATTTTTTCTGAACCAGTAGGAGCGCGGTCTGGATAAGTCGACTTGGCAGTTGAGTTCTACCAGTACGCCTTCATTAAGCAGCACGCGTAGCTGGTCAAGCTGGGTAACACCTACGCCAAAAGTGAGCATCAGAGCGCCGTCAGTTTCAGAAAGGCGGAACGAAGTAAGCCGCATTTCCTGTGAGGTCGCATGAGCAGGGGCGGGCAGTGTCGCGCAGAGCAGACAGAAAGTCATTGTGGAGAACAGGAGCGTGCGTGTAAAATTTGATACTCGGGTCATAGCGTCTCTGCTTGAGTTAGGGTCTGTTTAATCACAATAAAATATGCTGGATTTTGGCATACTGTTTGTCTGTTGGCAAGTTGTCTGAAGGAATATCGACTACTATTTATTTCAATGTGATAGGGCAGGAAAAAATATCGCAGTTTACAAGGGATTGATGAATAAAACTGTGTCCCATTCAAAAGAATAGAACACAGTTTTTTAATGTATTAATAACGTAGTAAAATAGTAATTGGTAGAAACAGACTGTAGTACTAGTTAATCTTATGTAGAACAATATTCTTTTTCTATGAAGGTATCTACTTCATTACGTGTAGGGATAGAAGTTTGTGCTCCGAGACGAGTAACTGATATTGCGGCTGCACCATGTGCAAAGCGGACAGCATCATCCATAGTCTTTCCTTCAAGAAGTGCTGTGATAAGTGCGCCGTTAAATACGTCACCCGCAGCTGTTGTATCAACAGGGGAGACAGAAAAGCCTGCAATAGTCCGCATACCTAATTCGTCACTAATAAAAGCACCTTTGCTACCAAGTGTAATAATGACCTTCTCAACACCCTTTGCATGAAATACAGCAGCTGCCTTGCGTGCTTCTTCTTCGGTTTTAACTGTAACGCCTGTCAGAATCTCAGTTTCAGTTTCGTTTGGCGTAATCATAGTTACATTCGCCAATAATGAATCAGGAAGTGGGCGGGCTGGAGCGGGGTTAAGTACCACTGTCTTTCCAGCATGGTGGGCTAGCCTTGCCATAAGTTCTACTGTGATAATGGGGGATTCTAACTGCATAAGTAGTGCATCAGCATGATCCAGCAGTGTGAGATGTGGCTCCACAACTTCTGGTAATAGATGGGCATTCGCTTCAGCAGAAATACCTATAGAGTTCTCCCCCTTACCATCCACATAGATAATGGCAATTCCGGTAGGCGTATCTGGTACTGTGATAACGCCGGTGGTCAGAATGCCATCGGCAGAAAGCGTTTTAATTATGTTCCGGCCAAAATCATCATTCCCCACGCAGGCAATGAGAGCAATGTCTGCACCAAGCCGTCCGGCTGCAACTGCCTGATTTGCACCTTTTCCGCCAGCCACAACACGATACCCGTGTCCTGTAACTGTTTCTCCCGGGCGTGGGAATGAGTCGACCTGCAAAATATGGTCAGCGTTAACGCTGCCAAGGACAACAAGTTTTTTATTCGTCATATCTACTCCGCAGCGGTTGTCTCTGACTGTTCTCTTAGGGACGAGACGCTGCCCTGTACTAGCTTGTGAGATGATACTGCCTTTAGGGGAACTTTGGGGTGCATGTTATAAGGAAATATTTCGATTAACCGTTACCGTGGTTAGTCCTAATGAAAGTTTTAGGAAGTGCGGCTGGGGGAACCCTTTTTTTAAAGAGTTTCCCCCCCAGTCACCTGAGACAAAAATAAAATTACTTGATGACCTTAAGTGGCACAGGGATGTTTTCATCAACCTTTTCGCCTTTCAGGATCTTGCCAGCGGTTTCAACACCCAATGAGCCGATGAGCGCAGGCTGTTGGGCGATGGTTCCTGCCATGTCACCGCGTTTTACAGCTTCAACACCGTCTTTTGTGCCGTCAAAGCCGACAATAATAACTTTTTTGCCTGCTGCTTTGATGGCCTGCACTGCTCCAAGAGCCATTTCATCGTTCTGTGCGAATACCCCCTGTACTTCCGGCTGTGCTGCAAGGAGGTTCTCCATAACGTTAAGACCTTTTGTTCGGTCAAAATCGGCTGGCTGACTTGCAAGGAGTTTGAAATCATTTGCTTTTACAGCTTCAGCAAAACCTGCACCACGGTCGCGAGCAGCAGACGTGCCTGCAATGCCTTCAAGCTGGATTACCTTGGCACCTTTACCGAGCAGTGATGCCATGTAATCACCTGCCATTTTGCCGCCTGCTTTGTTGTCGGAAGCGATGTGGCTTGCCACTTTTCCGCGTGTTGCACCACGGTCAAGAGTAATAACAGGGATGTTAGCGTTGTTGATCATGCGGATTGCATTGGAAACAGCGTTAGAATCTGTAGGGTTGATGAGGATAACTTTTACCCCGCGTACGGTGAGGTCTTCCACGTTTGCAAGTTCCTTGCTCGGATCGTTTTGAGAATCCAGAACGATGAGTTCTAAGCCCATCTCGTTTGCTTTTTTAACAGCCCCGTCTTTCAGGGAGACAAAGAAGGGGTTGTTCAGTGTAGAAACGACCAGTGCAACGGTGTCTTTGGCCTGCGCAGGAATGCAAAGAGCAAGCGTAAGTGCCAATGTAGCAGTTAAACCTAAAAGTCTTTTCATTTGTAGTTCTCCTTGGAATGAGGATCTTATTTGCTTTTTGTGTCAATGAGGACGGCCAGAAGGATAACCAGTGCTTTGGCAATCATCTGGTAGTACGATGAAACATCAAGCAAGTTCAGAGCATTGTTAAGGAATCCGATGATGAGCGCACCTAGTAAGGTGCCTATGATGGTGCCTTTGCCGCCCATAAGGCTTGTGCCGCCGAGCACAACGGCTGCAATGGCATCCAGCTCGTATCCAAGTCCTGCGGTCGGTTGTGCAGAAGAAAGACGAGAAGTGACTATCAACCCTGCCAGTGCGGATAATGTGCCGGATATAGCGTAGACATAAACTTTTATTCGATCGACGTTGATGCCGGAAAGGCGTGTGGCTGCTTCGTTGCCGCCTAATGCATAGATGTAACGTCCAAGGCGTGTATGGTTTAAAACGTACCATGCGCCAAGGAAGGTGAACGCCATGATCCAGACCGGAACTGGGATACCGAACATGTAGCCTGTTCCGATAATTGCAAAACTATCTGCGACATCGGTAAATCCGGTGGATATTGGACGACCGTCTGTGTACACGAGCGTAAGTCCGCGTACGAGGGTCATGGCAACAAGAGTGGCAATAAATGCCTGAACCTTGCCTTTGGCGATGATGATACCGGTAATACCGCCAGTAATGGCTCCGGCAACGAGTGCCAACACAATGGCCACAAAAACAGGAAATTCACTGGCAACGAGTGAAGCACCGATTGCACCACAGAATGCAAGGATGGAGCCGACAGAAAGGTCGATGCCTGCCGTGAGGATAACCATTGTCATACCTACGGCGATGATGGCGTTAACAGCTGTCTGCCTGAGAATATTTAGGATGTTTCCTGTAGTGAAAAAGTGAGGGTTCAGAAACGATACAACTACAATCATAATAATGAGTGCGATGAGTGTCTTCTGATCAATAAGCCATGCAGAGAATGTTTTTTTCTGGATAGTCATATGGGTGTCTTCCTAACGCTTCTTGCCTACAGCGCAGGCCATAATATTTTCCTGATTAGCCTCGGCAGCGGTAAATTCTCCACTGATGTGGCCTTCGTGCATCACAACAATACGGTCGCTCATGCCGAGGATTTCCGGCATGTCGGAAGAAACAAGAATGATGCTCATGCCTTCTTTTTTGAAGGTGTTGATGAGTTGGTAAATTTCTTTTTTGGCTCCGACATCAACCCCGCGGGTGGGTTCGTCGAGGATAAGAATTTTCGGGTGGGTCATGAGCCCCTTGGCAATAGCAACTTTTTGTTGGTTACCTCCTGAAAGGTTGCCGATAGGCTGTCGCCGGCTCGGAGTTTTAATGTTGAACGTGTCTATGTATTCGCTCACAGCTTCGCGTTCAGTAGTGCTATTGATGTATCCAATAGCATTGCTGAAGTGTCTGAGGGCGGACAACGTCATGTTTTCTTTGACAGAGAGGTCGAGGATGAGACCATCCGCTTTGCGGTCTTCACTGATAAGGGCTATCCCGGCCTCAAGAGCATCCTTGGGGCTGTAGATGTCTACTTTTTTGCCACTGATGAAAATTGACCCGCCTGTAATAGGATTCGCGCCGAAGATGGCTTTCATAAGCTCTGTGCGACCAGCTCCCATCAGTCCGGCAATGCCTACGATTTCTCCTTCGCATATTTCAAGACTGACTTCATTAACGCCGTGGGCGGAAAGTTTTTCGGTTCGCAGGCTGACATCACCTTTGGCTACGGCTATTCGTGGGTATAGTTCTTCAAGCTTGCGTCCTACCATCAATTCAATCAGCGTGTCTTCGTTAATGTCTGATACTGGCATTTCCGCAATAAATTTTCCGTCGCGAAGGATGGTTACATCGTCACAGATGGTAAAAATTTCTTTCAGACGGTGGGAGATGTATACAACACCATATTTAGCATCGCGTAATTCATTGATGACAGAGAATAGTGCCTGTGTTTCCGTGTCGGTGAGGGCATCAGTCGGCTCATCCATAATGATGACGCGAGCTTCAAACGACAACGCTTTGGCAATTTCTACCATTTGCTGTTCGCCTATGCCCAGATCTCCGAGGCGGGTTTTGGATGAACGGGTGACACTGAGGCGACGCAGCAGGGCGTCAGCTTCATGGTACATTTGATCCCAACGGATTTTTCCAAACATTCCTGTTTGTTCTCTGCCGAGAAAAATATTTTCAGCAATGGATAGTTCAGGAAGAAGATTTAATTCTTGATGAATGATAGATATGCCTGCGTCCTGAGACTGGGCAGGACCTCTGAAGTCTACTTCTTGGCCAAGGTAGGTCATGATTCCGGCATCACGTTTATAAATGCCCGTGATAACTTTCATAAGCGTGGATTTGCCTGCGCCATTTTCGCCTACAAGCGCCATAACACGTCCGGCTGTGACGGTAAGGTTAACTCCGTCTAGTGCTTTTACACCCGGGAAACTTTTTTCGATGCCTTCCAGTCTGAGAAGCTCGTTTTCCATAATTGTTGTCTCCGTTAAAAGACGACACCAGATTTTAATGTGATGTTAGCATAAGGAGTAAACTCGCCGGTGCGGATAATGGCAACGCTTTTTTCTGTAGTTGCTTTATATACTGCGTGGGGGACGTAGGTAACAGTGATTTCTTTTCCGCGTTGTGCAGCTAATGTTGCGATGAAGTCTTTCAGGATACCGTGAAGTTCTGGACTGAGTTTCGGGAATTCTTCTGCAAGCTCAACAGACTCTATTTCCATTTCTGTGGAAACAGCGTTGAGTGTGTCCATGAAAGAAGGAACTCCCTCAGATATGGCTAGATCTATGCGCTGAACATTTTTGGGGATAGGAAGTCCGGCATCGCAGATTGTGATAGCATCAAAGTGCCCCAGCTTAGCGATAACATACGATACCTCAGAGTTGATAAGAGTCGTTTTTTTCATGGCATACCTGCATCTTTTGTGAGTTATGCGTGTGTGTTTTATGTGATCCGATTAGCTAGAAATGCGCTGCTATGAGTTCTGTATTAAATTTAATGATCAGCACTCATAGCAGAGGGCAGTCTGGGCAGAACATAACACATTACAGCTAAAAATGCTAAAAAGTATGTTCAGAAGGAATAACGAGGAAATTGCCAGTAGCAGCGGGAAAGGGCGGGGTGCAGAAGTTATACTGTGTATTTTTTTAGGAAGAGGGGTGGAAATATAAAATCCCCCGCATGGTTGTATCCAGGCGGGGGATTTTTATGGACGTGTAATTACATGCCCAACGGTTGGATAACTCTTTCCAACACGCCTTGTACCTTGGAGATAGCAACGCCGTAGTTGGTTGCCGGTACATTGTGTGCGTTAAGGTCTCGGATGCGGCGCATCATTTCGGACCGGTTGGACATGCAGCCGCCACACATGATGGCGAGGCTGTAGTCTTCCAGATTTTCAGGAAGATCATGACCGGAAAAAAGTTCGAAGGTCAGCTCTTTTCCTG includes:
- the rbsA gene encoding ribose ABC transporter ATP-binding protein RbsA, which produces MENELLRLEGIEKSFPGVKALDGVNLTVTAGRVMALVGENGAGKSTLMKVITGIYKRDAGIMTYLGQEVDFRGPAQSQDAGISIIHQELNLLPELSIAENIFLGREQTGMFGKIRWDQMYHEADALLRRLSVTRSSKTRLGDLGIGEQQMVEIAKALSFEARVIIMDEPTDALTDTETQALFSVINELRDAKYGVVYISHRLKEIFTICDDVTILRDGKFIAEMPVSDINEDTLIELMVGRKLEELYPRIAVAKGDVSLRTEKLSAHGVNEVSLEICEGEIVGIAGLMGAGRTELMKAIFGANPITGGSIFISGKKVDIYSPKDALEAGIALISEDRKADGLILDLSVKENMTLSALRHFSNAIGYINSTTEREAVSEYIDTFNIKTPSRRQPIGNLSGGNQQKVAIAKGLMTHPKILILDEPTRGVDVGAKKEIYQLINTFKKEGMSIILVSSDMPEILGMSDRIVVMHEGHISGEFTAAEANQENIMACAVGKKR
- the rbsC gene encoding ribose ABC transporter permease, encoding MTIQKKTFSAWLIDQKTLIALIIMIVVVSFLNPHFFTTGNILNILRQTAVNAIIAVGMTMVILTAGIDLSVGSILAFCGAIGASLVASEFPVFVAIVLALVAGAITGGITGIIIAKGKVQAFIATLVAMTLVRGLTLVYTDGRPISTGFTDVADSFAIIGTGYMFGIPVPVWIMAFTFLGAWYVLNHTRLGRYIYALGGNEAATRLSGINVDRIKVYVYAISGTLSALAGLIVTSRLSSAQPTAGLGYELDAIAAVVLGGTSLMGGKGTIIGTLLGALIIGFLNNALNLLDVSSYYQMIAKALVILLAVLIDTKSK
- a CDS encoding TIGR01777 family oxidoreductase; translation: MHAVLLGGSGFIGRALTSRLLENDVHVVVTSRNPERGRYLIPEGHSFHVEFAPWDGKNPEQLATHLKSADVVINLIGSNIAAGRWTDERKAEIRNSRVSAGASMCRAIDFLDEKPKVVIQSSAIGFYGSQPASPEDSPATEKSPAGQGFLASVCKDWEASTSCMDISGTRRVIIRTGLVLGHGGVLQKFLPPFRYGVGGPLGSGKQVMSWIHIQDQVDAIIHIINTPTCEGVFNLTSPSPVTMDTFCKTLGAVLGKPSWLRVPAPVLRLALGEMAEELILQGQRVLPEKLLKSGFRFSYPSLNGALSNILSR
- the rbsB gene encoding ribose ABC transporter substrate-binding protein RbsB — its product is MKRLLGLTATLALTLALCIPAQAKDTVALVVSTLNNPFFVSLKDGAVKKANEMGLELIVLDSQNDPSKELANVEDLTVRGVKVILINPTDSNAVSNAIRMINNANIPVITLDRGATRGKVASHIASDNKAGGKMAGDYMASLLGKGAKVIQLEGIAGTSAARDRGAGFAEAVKANDFKLLASQPADFDRTKGLNVMENLLAAQPEVQGVFAQNDEMALGAVQAIKAAGKKVIIVGFDGTKDGVEAVKRGDMAGTIAQQPALIGSLGVETAGKILKGEKVDENIPVPLKVIK
- a CDS encoding sigma-54-dependent transcriptional regulator; this translates as MPQSKARILIIDDEEGIRFSLRGILEDEDYLVEEAETGELGLEAVKELSPDLVFLDIWLPGMDGMEVLTNIKQYDKSLPVIMISGHGNIETAVNAIKYGAHDFIEKPLSLEKVVIAANKALEFQNLRKENLALKSRIRTEQTVEVTGNSAPIRELREHIERVAPTDAWVLITGENGTGKEIAARSIHAHSRRADNPLVAVNCAAIPEELIESELFGHERGAFTGADQSKTGKFEMANNGTLFLDEIGDMSMKTQAKILRILQEQSFERVGGNKTIKVNVRVIAATNKKLEDEIREGNFREDLYYRLRVFPIYVPPLRERGTDVILLIENFITTLVAEHGFKPLTFDEEATKALLQYGWPGNVRELKNFVERMLIMYGGKIVTAKMLPPEFSKFVPLPSSTGEQLISNGAVDFKEARNHFEAAFLEAKLKEFDGNITRLAEAIGLERSYLYRKLRSYNIQSE
- a CDS encoding DUF4390 domain-containing protein, with the translated sequence MTRVSNFTRTLLFSTMTFCLLCATLPAPAHATSQEMRLTSFRLSETDGALMLTFGVGVTQLDQLRVLLNEGVLVELNCQVDLSRPRSYWFRKNLAETNITSQLYYDTLTKEYFLTLPDNKAPHRNKSLRKLLEGAWKSISLPVGSTTLMTSGNEYRVTLSVEMVNTDVPEWLSKSFFFWSWDPAPPIQYSTDFTY
- a CDS encoding sensor histidine kinase, whose amino-acid sequence is MTPNDQGTIIVNAIDAREKKRRKRELIIAAAIFLIIIALTWIELKYLGVDSYFFLALFNLNFILVLLILFIVLRNGIKLILERRRKVLGSHLRTRLVLVFMCLSLIPTALMFVISTQFVQTSVDYWFKNQVETSMETALDIGQSFYADSLNDLQHFSKNILGQIRKRQFAWGGKGMDSFLEEKRTEYNLTVVGVMTPKRTEQNWHGEKDIEKVWDETKSRINWGNLEKNPRFWSLIWPGAASDYAVGVMPVDEGKTGYLVLVRSIGKDTMFKLDRIVRGLDEYKKLRTLKRPLKITLYFILGVVTLLIILGAMWFGFRLAKELVEPILALGKATERISKGDLSVRLEDTSNDELGVLVGSFNRMAEDLEQTRNSITDANTQLEKQNLEKEQRNRYIEAVLDNTAAGVVSVDSLGQISTINKAAASMFGVSAQSLIGWNVRTLLRSRVEGELVGELVSHFQTTPESPWKREVAVNIGGRELKLLLSAIGLPAHDSNQFGFVAVIEDITELEKMQRMAAWREVARRIAHEIKNPLTPIKLSAQRLQRKYGKQIDEPAFSQCTNLIVKEVEELQNMVQEFSAFAKLPEVMLAPGKIDPLLQELVTLFKNSHSKISWNYQRINDIPIIQMDSSALKRVFMNIMSNAAEILTSKENGTVTVTLEYKQELGLVRVDVEDNGPGLTQEERSRLFEPYFSQKKGGTGLGLTIVKSIISDHRGYVRANSPEHGGTIVTVELPVV
- the rbsD gene encoding D-ribose pyranase, with translation MKKTTLINSEVSYVIAKLGHFDAITICDAGLPIPKNVQRIDLAISEGVPSFMDTLNAVSTEMEIESVELAEEFPKLSPELHGILKDFIATLAAQRGKEITVTYVPHAVYKATTEKSVAIIRTGEFTPYANITLKSGVVF
- the rbsK gene encoding ribokinase, with amino-acid sequence MTNKKLVVLGSVNADHILQVDSFPRPGETVTGHGYRVVAGGKGANQAVAAGRLGADIALIACVGNDDFGRNIIKTLSADGILTTGVITVPDTPTGIAIIYVDGKGENSIGISAEANAHLLPEVVEPHLTLLDHADALLMQLESPIITVELMARLAHHAGKTVVLNPAPARPLPDSLLANVTMITPNETETEILTGVTVKTEEEARKAAAVFHAKGVEKVIITLGSKGAFISDELGMRTIAGFSVSPVDTTAAGDVFNGALITALLEGKTMDDAVRFAHGAAAISVTRLGAQTSIPTRNEVDTFIEKEYCST